From Woronichinia naegeliana WA131, the proteins below share one genomic window:
- a CDS encoding bifunctional nuclease family protein yields MIEMRVAGIALDAVTRSPIVLLKDGSDRRALPIYIGQDQARAIIGVLENQRPPRPLTHDLIVTLLETWDVSLDRIIIHSLQDNTFYAVLCLYQGEVKKEIDCRPSDAIAIALRMNTPIWVMEEVVADASIPVDRDADEEERQAFRDFVSNLRPEDLIKQARFGTDIGTDGGS; encoded by the coding sequence ATTGCCCTTGATGCGGTTACTCGTAGTCCCATTGTTCTATTAAAGGATGGTTCTGATCGCCGGGCCCTGCCGATTTATATTGGCCAAGACCAGGCTAGAGCCATTATTGGGGTCTTAGAAAACCAGAGACCGCCCCGTCCTCTGACCCATGATTTAATCGTCACCCTTTTGGAAACCTGGGATGTCTCCCTTGACCGCATTATTATCCATTCGCTACAGGATAATACTTTCTACGCCGTTCTTTGTTTGTATCAAGGTGAAGTAAAAAAAGAAATTGATTGCCGTCCTAGTGATGCGATCGCGATCGCGTTGCGGATGAATACCCCCATTTGGGTGATGGAAGAAGTGGTAGCCGATGCCTCCATTCCGGTGGATAGAGATGCCGATGAAGAAGAACGTCAAGCTTTTCGAGATTTTGTCTCCAATTTACGTCCAGAGGATTTAATTAAGCAGGCTCGCTTTGGCACTGATATTGGGACAGATGGCGGCAGTTAG
- the rsgA gene encoding small ribosomal subunit biogenesis GTPase RsgA: MIPLIQGTVIAVQANYYVVRLDQLLQTPLLCTRRSRLKKIGQTIMVGDRVGVEEVDLTTLQGAIAEVQPRKTEFPRPPVANAEQILLVFSLAEPPLEVWQLSRFLVKAESTELSLGLCLNKQDLVTEQELQQWRSRLEAWGYAPIFISVVQNQGLDQLQQTLANKITLMAGPSGVGKSSLINHLIPGESQRVKTVSGKLQKGRHTTRHVQLFELPQGGLLADTPGFNQPDLLVTARDLIRYFPEVKTAIAANACQFQDCLHREEPGCHVRGHWERYEHYLKFLEESQQQELQLHHRPDQESNLKLKMNASGLESYEPKLATKKYRRHSRRLNHQNLHEFYEQQTLKELSELPTEETDLP, from the coding sequence GTGATACCGCTCATTCAGGGAACGGTAATTGCTGTCCAAGCCAATTATTATGTGGTGCGTTTGGATCAACTGCTCCAGACTCCTTTACTCTGCACTCGACGATCGCGGTTAAAGAAAATTGGCCAGACGATTATGGTCGGTGATCGAGTGGGGGTTGAGGAGGTGGATTTAACCACCCTTCAGGGTGCGATCGCGGAAGTTCAACCCCGTAAAACCGAATTTCCCCGTCCACCAGTGGCCAATGCCGAACAAATTCTTTTAGTTTTCTCTTTGGCAGAACCGCCTCTCGAAGTTTGGCAATTAAGTCGTTTCTTGGTCAAGGCAGAATCCACAGAACTTTCCCTGGGATTATGTTTGAATAAACAGGATTTAGTGACGGAACAGGAGCTTCAGCAATGGCGATCGCGTTTGGAAGCCTGGGGATATGCCCCTATTTTTATTAGCGTTGTTCAAAATCAAGGGTTAGACCAACTCCAGCAAACATTAGCCAACAAGATTACGCTCATGGCCGGGCCATCGGGAGTCGGCAAGTCTAGTCTCATCAATCATTTAATTCCTGGAGAAAGTCAACGGGTCAAAACCGTTTCTGGCAAACTGCAAAAAGGTCGTCATACCACTCGCCATGTTCAGCTTTTTGAATTACCCCAGGGAGGGTTATTGGCAGATACCCCTGGCTTTAATCAACCGGATTTATTGGTGACGGCTAGAGATTTAATTCGCTATTTTCCAGAAGTCAAAACAGCGATCGCCGCTAATGCTTGCCAATTTCAAGACTGTTTACATCGAGAGGAACCAGGCTGTCATGTGCGGGGCCATTGGGAACGCTACGAACACTATTTAAAATTTTTAGAAGAGAGCCAACAACAGGAACTTCAGCTTCATCACAGACCTGATCAAGAAAGTAATCTGAAATTAAAAATGAATGCCTCTGGTCTGGAATCCTACGAGCCGAAATTAGCCACTAAAAAATATCGTCGTCATTCCCGCCGCTTAAATCATCAAAATCTGCACGAATTTTACGAACAACAGACTCTCAAAGAATTATCTGAATTACCGACAGAAGAAACAGACCTACCATAG
- a CDS encoding sulfurtransferase TusA family protein: MSQPEPILLDLRGTPCPINFVRTKLKLSQMSQGQILEVWLDSGEPIEQVPHSLAIAGYDDQTLEEMDNFFKLSIRLGQEH, encoded by the coding sequence ATGAGTCAGCCTGAACCCATTCTGCTTGATTTGCGCGGTACTCCTTGTCCCATTAATTTTGTGCGAACCAAGTTGAAATTGTCCCAAATGTCCCAGGGTCAAATCCTTGAGGTTTGGTTAGATAGCGGCGAACCCATTGAGCAAGTTCCTCATAGTTTGGCGATCGCCGGTTATGACGATCAAACCCTGGAAGAGATGGATAACTTTTTCAAGTTGTCTATTCGGTTAGGGCAGGAGCATTAA
- the dnaJ gene encoding molecular chaperone DnaJ: MPGDYYEILGVARDANKEDIKRAYRRLARKYHPDVNKEPGAEEHFKEINRAYEVLSEPEIRDRYDRFGEAGVSGGGASGFEYGDMGGFADIFETIFGGFGGMGGAAQPGRRRGGPARGEDLRLDLKLSFRDAIFGGEKEIRIPHLEVCQGCQGSGAKPGTGSRSCSTCNGAGQVRRATRTPFGSFAQVSACPTCNGAGEVIEEKCEVCGGAGRKQETKKLKITIPPGVDDGTRLRVSREGDAGVKGGPAGDLYVYLVVEPDREFIREGINIRSELGISYLQAILGCRLMVDTVDGQDELVIPAGTQPNTVLTIEDRGVPKLGNATLRGDHLITIKIQIPTRLNSEERELLERLATIKGDSHGKGGLEGFLGGLFHK, from the coding sequence ATGCCAGGGGACTACTACGAAATCCTCGGAGTTGCGAGGGATGCCAACAAAGAAGACATTAAGCGTGCCTACCGTCGTTTAGCTCGGAAGTATCATCCTGACGTAAATAAAGAACCAGGGGCAGAAGAGCATTTTAAAGAAATTAATCGCGCCTACGAAGTTCTCTCAGAGCCGGAAATCCGCGATCGCTATGATCGTTTTGGAGAAGCCGGAGTTAGTGGCGGTGGAGCCAGTGGTTTTGAGTATGGAGATATGGGCGGCTTTGCCGATATCTTTGAAACCATTTTTGGTGGCTTTGGCGGTATGGGAGGAGCAGCTCAGCCTGGACGCAGAAGAGGTGGCCCCGCTAGGGGAGAAGATCTACGTCTGGATCTAAAATTATCCTTCCGTGATGCTATTTTCGGCGGCGAAAAAGAAATCCGCATTCCCCACCTAGAAGTTTGTCAAGGCTGTCAAGGCTCAGGTGCTAAACCGGGGACAGGCTCCCGTAGTTGTAGTACTTGTAATGGAGCCGGACAAGTGAGAAGGGCCACTCGCACGCCGTTTGGCAGCTTTGCCCAGGTATCAGCCTGTCCGACTTGTAATGGAGCCGGAGAAGTCATTGAGGAAAAATGCGAAGTTTGTGGGGGGGCGGGTCGAAAACAGGAAACCAAAAAGTTAAAGATTACCATTCCCCCTGGTGTAGATGATGGCACTCGTCTGCGGGTTTCCAGAGAAGGAGATGCTGGGGTGAAGGGTGGCCCGGCGGGCGATCTGTACGTTTATCTCGTGGTAGAGCCTGATAGAGAGTTTATCCGTGAAGGGATTAACATTCGTTCTGAACTGGGAATTAGTTATTTACAAGCGATTCTGGGCTGTCGTCTGATGGTTGATACCGTTGATGGACAGGATGAGTTAGTGATTCCGGCGGGTACTCAACCGAATACGGTGTTAACCATTGAGGATCGCGGTGTACCGAAGTTAGGCAATGCGACTTTGCGCGGCGATCATCTGATTACCATTAAGATTCAGATTCCCACTCGTCTTAATTCCGAAGAACGGGAACTACTGGAGCGGTTGGCCACAATTAAGGGAGACAGTCATGGTAAAGGGGGGCTGGAAGGATTTTTAGGGGGACTATTCCATAAATGA
- a CDS encoding MoxR family ATPase — MREQITTLTDNLSRTIVGKTEAIRLVLVALLSGGHALLEDVPGVGKTLLAKSLASSVNGKFQRIQCTPDLLPSDITGTNIWNPSNRAFEFLQGPAFANVLLADEINRATPRTQSALLEVMEEKQVTVDGETHQVPHPFFVIATQNPIEYQGTFPLPEAQMDRFTLSLTLGYPTEVEELQMLQRQQHPFAVDELQPCISLETVQSLQMAVTQVKVTPELQQYLLNLVRASRQDEEITLGVSPRGTVALQKAAQAYAFLEERDYVIPDDVKIVAPHVLAHRLIPASGKQAKTIVKRLLASIAVETSLDPTFRTWQQEF, encoded by the coding sequence ATGCGTGAACAAATCACTACCCTAACCGATAACCTAAGTCGTACGATTGTTGGCAAAACCGAAGCTATCCGTCTAGTGTTAGTTGCCCTTCTCAGTGGAGGACACGCTTTATTAGAAGATGTCCCTGGAGTGGGAAAAACGCTTTTAGCCAAGTCTTTAGCCAGCTCCGTTAATGGCAAATTTCAACGCATCCAATGTACTCCCGATTTATTACCCAGTGATATTACGGGAACGAATATTTGGAATCCCAGTAATCGGGCCTTTGAATTTCTACAGGGCCCGGCCTTTGCCAACGTTCTGTTAGCCGATGAAATTAATCGGGCGACCCCTCGTACCCAGTCAGCCTTACTGGAAGTGATGGAAGAAAAGCAAGTGACTGTGGATGGTGAAACACACCAAGTCCCCCATCCTTTTTTTGTGATCGCAACTCAAAACCCGATTGAGTATCAAGGAACTTTTCCTCTGCCAGAAGCCCAAATGGATCGCTTCACCCTTTCTTTGACCCTGGGTTATCCCACCGAAGTCGAAGAATTGCAAATGCTGCAACGTCAGCAACATCCCTTCGCCGTAGATGAACTCCAACCTTGTATTTCTCTTGAAACTGTTCAATCGCTTCAGATGGCGGTTACGCAGGTAAAAGTAACGCCAGAACTCCAACAATATTTACTGAATTTAGTGCGGGCCTCCCGTCAAGATGAAGAAATTACCTTGGGAGTGAGTCCGAGAGGAACAGTTGCCTTGCAGAAAGCGGCTCAAGCCTACGCCTTTTTGGAAGAACGAGATTATGTGATTCCTGATGATGTCAAAATTGTGGCCCCCCATGTTCTGGCCCATCGTTTGATCCCCGCCAGTGGAAAACAAGCTAAAACGATTGTCAAGCGATTACTCGCTAGTATTGCTGTGGAAACAAGCTTGGACCCCACATTCCGTACTTGGCAACAAGAATTTTAA
- a CDS encoding quinone-dependent dihydroorotate dehydrogenase: MFSFARPFYPLMLQITRRNPESGHKLLIESLKKIDQWSRITRSPLLFQALDQSFSYPDARLTQQCWGLTFPNPVGLAAGCDKDGEAAALWPHLGFGFAELGGVTLHGQPGNPRPRLFRLPLDQAVLNRLGGNNQGAKVVAERLQQTWNAYPRSTPVGINLIKSKITPLEAATEDYVQSFQALEKVADYFVVNVSSPNTPGLRSLQSSEELGKILAGLQAVNSNNKPLLVKIAPDLTWEEIDQILDLAKTYQLAGIVATNTTLQRDGLKTEILAATGQAIRIEAGGISGAPLRQRSTEIIRYLYQKTEGTLPLVGVGGIFSAEDAWEKIQAGASLLQLYTGWIYQGPWLIRDILQGLTQKLEEQGLDHIQQAVGSEKI, from the coding sequence ATGTTTTCCTTTGCCCGTCCCTTTTATCCGCTCATGTTACAGATCACCCGTCGCAATCCCGAAAGTGGTCATAAGTTGCTGATCGAGAGTTTGAAGAAGATAGATCAATGGAGTCGAATAACCAGAAGTCCACTGCTTTTCCAAGCTCTAGATCAGAGTTTTAGCTATCCTGATGCTCGCCTTACCCAGCAATGTTGGGGATTGACCTTTCCTAACCCGGTAGGATTAGCGGCGGGTTGTGATAAGGATGGAGAAGCGGCGGCCCTTTGGCCCCATCTAGGTTTTGGCTTTGCAGAATTAGGGGGTGTTACCTTGCATGGTCAACCAGGTAATCCTCGGCCACGTTTGTTTCGGTTGCCTTTGGATCAGGCTGTTTTGAATCGTTTAGGGGGCAATAATCAAGGGGCCAAAGTAGTTGCTGAACGCTTACAACAAACCTGGAATGCCTATCCCCGTTCTACTCCCGTCGGCATTAATTTAATTAAGTCTAAAATTACGCCCTTAGAAGCAGCCACCGAAGATTATGTCCAGAGTTTTCAAGCCTTAGAAAAGGTCGCCGATTATTTTGTGGTTAATGTTAGTTCTCCGAATACACCAGGGCTGCGATCGCTGCAAAGTTCGGAAGAGTTAGGCAAAATTCTAGCGGGTTTACAGGCAGTTAATAGTAACAATAAACCTCTATTGGTTAAAATTGCCCCTGATTTAACATGGGAAGAAATTGATCAAATTCTGGATTTAGCGAAAACCTATCAATTAGCTGGCATTGTGGCAACGAATACCACTTTGCAACGGGACGGTTTAAAGACTGAGATTTTGGCAGCAACGGGTCAAGCAATTCGGATTGAGGCTGGTGGCATTAGCGGCGCACCCCTGCGTCAACGCTCGACGGAAATTATTCGTTACCTTTATCAAAAAACGGAAGGAACTTTACCCCTTGTTGGAGTGGGTGGGATTTTTTCTGCCGAAGATGCCTGGGAAAAAATTCAAGCCGGAGCCAGTCTTTTACAGCTTTATACGGGCTGGATTTACCAAGGCCCCTGGCTCATACGAGATATTTTACAAGGTCTGACCCAAAAGCTAGAGGAACAAGGACTTGACCATATTCAACAAGCGGTGGGAAGCGAAAAGATTTAA
- the hisD gene encoding histidinol dehydrogenase, translated as MLRIITQYGEAIIELKRLIQTPHPQGDRVPVPLGDLLSDEVWQAEITRVQAILERVKQDKDLALLSWPDPQPTKLPSLRVSGSELDAAYQQISKDLLNAIQATCRQLELFHRQQLPKSWVKFGEDEIVWAQRHYPVKRAGLYVTGHRGSRLSNLLMQAIPAKIAQVPQVVLVTPPGPEAKIAPDLLVAAQEAGIQEIYRLEGAKAIAALAYGTETIAPVEVLTGVGDWEVSLAKQMVNTVVNTDSPLNRSYFMIVADSTANPSQIALDLLAQVEQDPNAPLVLITSDLQIAEAVQTSVREHVQSQTLDIWLEKAISHSGLIVVVENLTAVIELINQFPPYYLLVAVEDAWGLIEKIPGVSTILIGQSTPKAIADYFGGSNFLLNNQGTFRSAATVSVGTFLKPSNLIEYSPQAFKKLSQTLETLVKAEGLENSQANIQNRIHPPTFTE; from the coding sequence TTGCTGCGAATTATCACTCAGTATGGGGAAGCCATTATCGAACTCAAACGTTTGATACAAACTCCCCATCCCCAGGGCGATCGCGTACCCGTGCCCCTTGGTGATCTCCTTAGCGACGAGGTATGGCAAGCTGAAATCACCAGGGTACAGGCCATTTTAGAGCGGGTTAAACAGGACAAAGACTTGGCCCTGCTCTCCTGGCCCGATCCTCAACCAACCAAGCTGCCTAGTCTGCGCGTCAGTGGTTCAGAATTAGATGCGGCTTATCAACAGATCTCGAAGGATTTATTAAATGCCATCCAAGCCACTTGTCGCCAGCTAGAGTTGTTTCACCGTCAACAATTGCCCAAATCCTGGGTCAAATTTGGTGAAGATGAAATTGTCTGGGCCCAACGTCATTATCCGGTCAAACGAGCCGGACTCTATGTTACGGGCCATCGTGGTTCTAGACTGAGCAATCTGCTCATGCAGGCGATCCCCGCCAAAATTGCTCAAGTTCCCCAGGTCGTCCTGGTCACGCCCCCTGGCCCAGAGGCAAAAATTGCCCCCGATCTGTTAGTTGCGGCCCAGGAAGCCGGCATTCAAGAAATTTACCGCTTAGAAGGAGCAAAGGCGATCGCTGCCTTGGCCTATGGAACCGAAACGATCGCCCCCGTTGAAGTTTTAACTGGTGTAGGAGATTGGGAAGTCAGCTTGGCCAAACAGATGGTCAATACGGTAGTCAATACTGACAGTCCCCTCAACCGTAGTTATTTTATGATCGTGGCAGACAGTACGGCTAATCCCTCGCAAATTGCCCTGGATTTGTTAGCCCAAGTCGAACAAGATCCCAACGCACCTCTTGTCCTGATTACGTCTGATCTCCAGATTGCTGAAGCCGTGCAAACCTCAGTACGGGAACATGTTCAATCCCAGACTTTAGACATTTGGTTGGAAAAGGCGATCTCTCACTCAGGTCTGATTGTGGTCGTCGAAAATTTAACCGCAGTCATAGAACTGATTAACCAGTTTCCGCCCTATTACTTGCTCGTCGCCGTCGAAGATGCCTGGGGTTTGATCGAAAAAATTCCAGGGGTTAGCACCATTTTGATCGGTCAATCCACACCAAAAGCGATCGCCGATTATTTTGGGGGTTCTAACTTTCTCTTAAACAACCAAGGAACCTTTCGATCCGCCGCAACAGTTAGTGTGGGAACCTTTTTAAAGCCCTCAAATCTAATTGAATATTCTCCCCAAGCCTTTAAAAAATTATCCCAAACTCTAGAAACTTTAGTTAAAGCGGAAGGTTTAGAAAATTCCCAAGCCAATATCCAAAATAGAATCCATCCCCCAACTTTTACAGAGTAG
- a CDS encoding 6-carboxytetrahydropterin synthase, whose translation MNLELLRLHGHSWTGRIYVEGEQLQTEGSQKGMVIDFGKISAYLNPILEDYLDHHYLNETTGLENPTSEAIAEWIYHQISLRGLHGLHSVEIRETCTSGARYFHPSPKIQVKLEE comes from the coding sequence TTGAATTTAGAATTGCTGCGTTTACATGGCCATAGTTGGACTGGCCGAATTTATGTCGAAGGGGAACAGTTACAAACGGAAGGTTCACAAAAAGGAATGGTTATCGATTTTGGCAAAATTAGTGCCTATTTAAACCCTATTTTGGAGGATTATCTAGATCATCACTATCTTAATGAAACGACCGGACTGGAAAATCCGACCAGTGAAGCGATCGCCGAATGGATCTATCACCAAATCAGTCTGAGGGGTTTACATGGACTCCATTCCGTGGAAATTCGAGAAACCTGTACCTCTGGAGCCCGTTACTTCCATCCTTCCCCAAAAATTCAGGTTAAGCTAGAGGAGTGA
- a CDS encoding transposase: protein MLVYLRHYPTFQLLGIMFEISESSAHNIFNYWQSLFGENLPASLFEQLKKLPEEIEKVKEELIQHELIVDATEQPVERPLGQEAQKPYYSGKQKRHTSKSQIIICPKIKEIVDVVIGEIGSKSDVQILHQRLAKFHQEPDFSR from the coding sequence ATGCTAGTTTACTTAAGGCATTATCCGACCTTTCAGCTACTAGGAATAATGTTTGAAATAAGTGAATCGTCTGCCCATAATATATTCAATTATTGGCAGTCACTATTCGGAGAAAATTTACCAGCAAGTCTATTTGAACAACTAAAAAAGTTGCCAGAAGAAATAGAAAAAGTTAAAGAGGAGCTAATCCAACATGAACTAATAGTGGATGCGACAGAACAACCAGTAGAAAGACCTTTAGGGCAGGAGGCACAAAAACCATACTACTCAGGTAAACAAAAAAGGCATACCTCAAAAAGCCAAATAATCATTTGCCCAAAAATCAAGGAGATTGTGGATGTTGTGATAGGAGAAATAGGTTCAAAGAGCGATGTACAAATATTACATCAAAGATTGGCTAAATTCCATCAAGAACCTGACTTTTCCCGTTAA
- a CDS encoding IS4 family transposase: MTTAAVEEYKIMLSVGDTTFLDYRNIKEKREGYGPTGKGGNGLILHSALAIEPEKGQVLGLLWQKLWNREVKEKPPTDETAKQKKERQKEQRKAARQRPFEEKESYKWVEALNTCEKQVESSTRVIHVFDREGDVSEVFDSVRQLKHTGVLVRASHNRSLDKNSERLWQHLESEPIRFHQEIEIPSTGKRKARKVKLAVRFCSVNLRTPYRFDNRDPLNVYAVYATEIDCPEGETPLSWMLLTTEVVETIEMAVTILRWYTYRWRVEEFHKVLKSGCQSERYRLASDGMKTLLGFLSVIAVELLHVTYLHRTQPDALAIEILNPLQLQVLKAAASQKLPPILTVAWAVESVAFLGGYLEHRRKTPLGIQVLWRGWLKLHDLCQGWQLAIRT, from the coding sequence ATGACAACTGCCGCCGTAGAAGAATATAAGATAATGCTATCAGTCGGAGATACGACCTTCTTAGATTATCGCAATATCAAGGAAAAAAGGGAAGGGTATGGGCCGACTGGAAAAGGAGGGAATGGATTAATACTGCATAGTGCTTTAGCAATTGAGCCAGAAAAAGGACAAGTATTAGGTTTATTATGGCAAAAACTGTGGAATAGGGAGGTAAAAGAAAAGCCCCCAACAGATGAAACGGCGAAGCAGAAAAAAGAAAGACAGAAAGAACAAAGAAAAGCAGCTCGTCAAAGACCATTTGAGGAAAAAGAATCCTACAAATGGGTAGAGGCTCTAAACACCTGTGAGAAACAGGTAGAAAGTTCAACGAGGGTAATTCATGTATTTGACAGAGAAGGAGATGTTTCAGAAGTCTTTGACTCAGTGCGTCAACTCAAGCATACAGGAGTGCTGGTCAGAGCGTCTCATAATCGTAGTTTAGACAAAAATAGTGAACGACTTTGGCAACATTTGGAATCAGAACCGATTCGTTTTCATCAAGAAATCGAGATTCCGAGTACAGGAAAAAGAAAAGCACGGAAGGTTAAGCTTGCCGTCCGATTTTGCTCAGTTAATCTACGAACTCCCTATCGTTTTGATAATCGTGACCCGTTGAATGTCTATGCTGTTTATGCGACAGAAATCGATTGTCCCGAAGGCGAAACTCCTTTATCTTGGATGCTTCTGACTACAGAAGTTGTTGAGACTATTGAGATGGCTGTCACTATTCTTCGTTGGTACACCTACCGATGGCGGGTTGAAGAATTTCATAAAGTCCTTAAGTCTGGTTGTCAGAGTGAGCGTTATCGACTTGCCTCTGATGGAATGAAAACTCTTTTGGGTTTTTTAAGTGTCATTGCTGTTGAACTTTTACACGTTACTTATCTTCATCGTACCCAGCCCGATGCTCTCGCGATTGAAATTCTTAATCCTCTTCAACTTCAGGTGTTAAAAGCAGCCGCCTCTCAAAAACTTCCCCCTATTTTGACTGTTGCTTGGGCTGTCGAGTCTGTTGCTTTTCTTGGTGGTTATCTTGAACATCGTCGTAAAACTCCTCTCGGTATCCAAGTCCTTTGGCGCGGTTGGTTGAAGTTGCATGACCTTTGCCAAGGCTGGCAGCTTGCAATCCGCACTTAA
- a CDS encoding ISKra4 family transposase yields the protein MTAKLINVEGSKIKIELTLELSRSMLDTEINIQKGLNEVGCIASKEALKYLDTDGSPLKIGEEIWKSKGEQPKEYQTPYGEVIVNRHVYQRSVGGKTYCPLEREARIIITSTPLLAKQVSSKMSGMAGKEVKNDLLENHGRKVALSYIQRLSEAVGSVVQAKEEAWSYAPPKEDSQIATVGIGLDGTCMLMCEDGYREAMVGTVSLYDSEGERQHTIYLGAAPEYGKKSFLERLEREIERAKNRYPEATLVGIADGAESNWKFLEKQTEEQILDFYHASGYLGALAEALHPNTVSKQKEWLTENCRELKHEKGKAGELLNLMKEVKEEKSHSKNLTEKLQAAITYYENHQHQMDYAEYIEKKYPIGSGVTEAACKTLVKQRLCCSGMRWKEKGAGIILSLRALVLTKERWSQFWAKLDQYGFPVEP from the coding sequence ATGACAGCAAAACTAATTAATGTAGAGGGTTCAAAGATAAAAATAGAACTAACATTAGAACTCAGTCGTTCAATGTTGGATACAGAAATAAATATTCAAAAAGGCTTAAACGAAGTAGGTTGCATCGCCAGCAAAGAAGCCTTGAAATATTTAGATACAGATGGTTCACCCTTAAAAATCGGTGAAGAAATCTGGAAGAGTAAGGGAGAGCAACCGAAAGAATATCAAACACCTTATGGTGAGGTTATAGTGAATCGTCATGTATATCAGCGTTCAGTAGGAGGAAAAACGTATTGCCCCTTAGAAAGAGAAGCAAGGATAATCATAACATCAACGCCATTATTGGCAAAACAGGTATCCTCAAAAATGTCAGGGATGGCAGGCAAAGAGGTGAAAAATGATTTATTAGAAAATCATGGTAGAAAAGTAGCGCTATCCTATATCCAAAGATTGAGTGAAGCAGTAGGAAGTGTGGTACAGGCAAAAGAAGAAGCGTGGAGTTATGCCCCGCCCAAGGAGGATAGCCAAATTGCAACAGTGGGAATAGGATTAGATGGAACCTGTATGCTGATGTGTGAGGATGGCTACCGTGAAGCAATGGTGGGAACCGTTTCCCTATACGATAGTGAGGGAGAACGTCAACATACAATCTATCTAGGTGCGGCACCAGAGTATGGAAAAAAGAGTTTTCTAGAAAGATTAGAAAGAGAAATTGAGCGAGCGAAAAACCGTTATCCAGAGGCAACATTGGTCGGGATAGCAGACGGGGCAGAATCAAATTGGAAGTTTTTAGAAAAGCAAACGGAAGAACAGATATTAGATTTCTATCATGCCTCTGGTTACTTAGGTGCCTTGGCAGAAGCGTTGCATCCTAATACAGTGTCAAAACAAAAAGAATGGTTGACTGAAAATTGTCGAGAACTCAAGCATGAAAAAGGAAAAGCAGGAGAACTGCTAAATCTGATGAAAGAAGTCAAAGAAGAAAAAAGTCATTCTAAGAATCTTACCGAGAAACTACAAGCGGCGATTACTTATTACGAGAATCATCAGCATCAAATGGATTATGCTGAATACATAGAGAAAAAGTATCCGATTGGTTCAGGTGTTACGGAAGCAGCTTGTAAGACGTTGGTCAAACAACGATTATGTTGTTCAGGGATGCGATGGAAGGAAAAAGGAGCAGGAATTATTTTGAGCCTACGAGCTTTGGTATTGACCAAGGAACGATGGAGTCAATTTTGGGCAAAACTTGATCAATATGGGTTCCCTGTAGAACCCTGA
- a CDS encoding transposase — MLEWWTKNFASCELGDERLNNRAFSIGKKLSEGFGKALSEGVRPLVDKSCCNQGSTGNPY; from the coding sequence ATGTTGGAATGGTGGACAAAAAACTTTGCCAGTTGTGAATTGGGAGACGAGAGGCTAAACAATCGTGCCTTCTCGATTGGGAAAAAGTTAAGTGAGGGGTTTGGAAAAGCCTTATCAGAAGGGGTGCGACCTTTAGTTGATAAAAGCTGTTGTAATCAGGGTTCTACAGGGAACCCATATTGA
- a CDS encoding transposase yields MYRKQQYSIETPENLKNLFGGQLDEENRWIEMSKMIPWEEYEEEYAKNFTEKKGAPAKSFRMALGALIIKEISGKSDRETVEQIKENPYLQYFIGMESYSSKEAFNASMMVHFRKKIGMELINKINKEIEKKRRV; encoded by the coding sequence ATGTACCGAAAGCAACAGTACTCAATTGAAACACCAGAAAACTTGAAAAATCTGTTCGGCGGGCAGTTAGACGAAGAAAATCGTTGGATAGAAATGTCAAAAATGATTCCCTGGGAAGAATATGAGGAAGAATATGCAAAAAACTTCACAGAAAAAAAAGGAGCCCCAGCCAAATCATTTAGAATGGCATTAGGAGCATTAATTATCAAAGAAATTTCAGGAAAAAGTGACAGAGAAACAGTAGAACAAATAAAAGAGAACCCTTATTTACAGTACTTTATAGGAATGGAAAGCTATAGTAGCAAAGAAGCATTTAATGCGTCAATGATGGTTCATTTTCGTAAAAAAATAGGAATGGAATTAATAAATAAAATTAATAAAGAAATAGAAAAAAAGCGACGGGTGTAG